The Caulobacter sp. FWC2 region CGGGATCGCCCGCCAAGGCGTCGCGCAACGCGGCGCTGCGGTGGGCGGTCAGGTCGGCGACCAGCCGGGCCGAAAGCGGCGCGGTCGCATCGCCGACCGGCTCGTCCGGGGCTTGGGTCTGGGCGTCGTCACCCTCGCCGTCCTCGCCCTGCCCGCCGCCGTACCCGTCCGCGTCTTCGTCACCCTCTCCGTCGGGCTGGCCCGTCTCGTCACCTTCGACTTCCTCGGGCTCAGGCGCGGGTTCGTCCTCGGGCCGCACGAACCCGCGATCGATGCGGGCCTCGCCATATTGGCTGAGGACCACGAACACCCCGGCCCGCGCCTTCTCGGCCGGGTCGTATCCGTAGGTTTCGCCGAAGGCCTCCAGGGCGTCCTGGATCGCTTCGAACCGCGCGGCGACCTCGGGCGGCGGCGGCTCGACATCGGCCCATTGCTCGGTCAGGGCCGCGTCCTCGGTCTGCAAGGCGTTGATGGCCTCGACGTCCTGCGCTGAACGCTGCATCACCCGTTCCCAGACCCGCGAGCAGCCATGAGCGCCGGGGAAGTCGAGATAGGCCGCCGACCACTTCCAGCCCTCGGTGTCGCGGACATTGACGGCGATGGCGGCGAGCTTTTCGAGCACAAGCTGGTCGAGCAGCACCACATCCTCGATCCAGCCGCCGCGATCCTCGGTGAAGAGATCGCGCAACACAGGGCCGCCTGCCTCGGCATAGGCCTCCAGGCCGACGAATTGGACGCGCCGGTCATCGGCGGAGACCTTGGTGTCGGTCATGGCGCGGCGGATCGCATAGGCTTGGCGGTTGTTCTGGGGCAGCTGGGCGAACACCTGCATCTGGCGCTCGGGGTCGGGATTGACGGCGAAGGCCATCATCTGTTCCAGCGTCAGGGCGTCCTCGCGATAGAGGTCCAGCAGCGCCGGGGCGACCGAGCCCAGGCGCAAGCGCTGACGCACGATCTGCGGCGAGACCCCGAACCGCGCGCCGATCTCCTCGGCCCCGTAGCCCTTGCGGTCGGCAAGGTCCTTGAAGGCCTCGAACTGGTCGGCGGGGTGCATGTCGCGGCGCGAAACGTTTTCATCGAGAGAAATCTCGGCGGGGTCGTTCCGCGTATCCACCACGCATCGCACAAGCTCGGCCTTGCCAATCAGCTTGCGCTTGGCCAGCAGCTTGAGGGCCTGACGGCGGCCTTCGCCGATGGTGACGAGGTAATAGCCGCTCTCCTGGCCGCCCTCCTTGACCTCCGGTTCGACCACCAGGGGTTGGAGCAGGCCCTTGACGCGGATGGACGCGGCGCGGGCCTCGACATCGTCGGCCGTATGGCCGACGCGCCGCGCATTGCGCGGCGAGGCTTTCAGCTTGTTGAGGGCGATCTCATGCACGTCGCCGGACTGCACCGGCGCACGGCCGGGGTTCGTCGGGGTTTGGGTTTGCAGGGACATGATGGCCTCCTTTGGGGGCTCGGGGTTCAGGCGCAAAAAGCGCGCCTGACCCCGACGCCCGTCGGCGAGACCGGGGGTGAAGCGGAGTGGCCGGCTTCGCGGGGACCCGGCTGCAGGGCGTCGACTGCCGCTGTCGCCAAATTGTCGAGACGACCGAAGCTGGGCAGAAGCCGGTCCGTAGCGCGCTGGGGGCGGAGCCCTAAGCCGCCGGCCGCGGGAGCGGCCAGAAGGACAAGCCCGCGGAGCGGCCCGACCAATGCCCCAGGCCGCGCCAGCGGCCGTCTCTTCGCAAGATGAAGACTGCGAGGAGCCCGCGCATGCGCGTGGCGGGAAGCGGCGTCGAGCGGCCGGCGGCAGGCCCCATTCTTCTCTACTGGGGCCTGCCCCCAGGCATCGCGCCCGAGGGAGCGGCGAAAGCCGCGGGACCGAGCGTGACCGCCGGCTGCTCTCGATATTGGGGAAGCCGACCGCGCAAGCGGGCGAGCGGACCCTCTTCTAGCGAGGCCGCTACCCGCCGGATCGTGGGTCCTACGGGGGTGGCCCGACGTTTCTCACGCCGCCGGGCCTGTCACCGGCCGTTCTCACGCAACCGGCGACGGAGGCAAATCTGGCGCAGGATCCGTGACCGCGCAATACCGGAGAAATACGGGGTCCCCTCGAACCATCCAGCCCGAACGGCCGGCGGCGCGTGACAATCTGGTCCGCTCGCAGCAGGGTTCGGCTTCGATTCTCAACAAGGACAGTGCTGATGAACGTTTCGGACCTGATCGATGCGGCCGTGGCCGCCGAACCCAAACTGACCAAGACCCAGGCCAAGGCCCTGATCGATGGCGTCTTCAAGGCGCTGACCGAGGCCGCCGTGAAGGGCGAGGAAATCTCGATCCCGGGCTTTGGCAAGTTCAAGGTCCAGGCCAAGCCGGCCCGCACCGGCCGCAACCCCTCGACGGGCGCTGCGATCGAGATCGCCGCCTCCAAGAAGGTGGCGTTCACGCCGGCAAAGCAACTGAAAGACGCCGTCAACGGCTGACATCCCGGCGGCGCGCCTGGCCCGAACGTGGGTCCAGGCGCGCCGGCCAAGAACTTGGAGGCCGCCATGGACCTTGCTGAGCGTATCGACCGCCTAGAAGCTGAACTGGCGCGTCAGCGCGACCGCGCGCTGGCCAACGAGATTCTCGCCAACCTGTTCTACGCCCGCCTGCTCAATATCAGCGAGCTCGTCGGTGACCCCATGGACCTTGATGCGGTGCTGCTTCGACTTGGCGGCGACATGGAAGAAGCGGTCGCCAAGGCGGGCACGCCCGCTCAGGCCCGATCCTGGGAACGCGTCCATGCCCTCGCGGCGGCAATGATCGCCGAAATCAGGGACATGCGCCTGGCCTTCCGGCCCGCCAACGAAGACGGCGGCGACTGACGCGCCGTTGGGCGGAAACGTCAGCGCCGCGCGGCGCGGCCCGCCGCTTGTTTTCCCCTGTTTGTCTCTCGACGCCCCCTGATTGCGCCAGGGTGCGTCCGGACGGCAAGTCGCGCCATGGTCCGCCGCCCGCCTCGTCCAGCGCAAAATAAATCCTCCGCGCCGATGTCCCGGGGCCGACCGCCAGTCGTCTCTATCAAGGTCACGGACGATTGGCCGGAGGCGGTTCCAATCTCGGAACACGAACTCCGCGTCGTCGAGACCCATATGGCCCGGGTCCTGGCGCAGTTGCTTGGCCCCCTGCCCTGACCGGGAGTCAAAACCATGGGCGCCAAGCCTGCACGTTCAACAGCCGGCCGCGTGGCGCTGTACTTGCGCGTTTCGACCGGCCGACAGGCCGACAGCGACCTGTCGATTCCTGACCAGCGGCGACAGCTGGCCGCCTATGCGCTGAGCAAGGGATGGACGATCGCCTCGGAATTCTCAGAACCGGGCAGCTCGGCGACGGACGACAAGCGTCCCGCGTTCCAGGCGATGATCGACGAGGGAATGACCAAGCCTGCGCCGTTCAGCGTCATTCTGGTCCACTCGTTTTCCCGCTTCTTCCGCGATCAGTTCCTGTTCGAGTTTTACACCCGCAAGCTCGCGCGCAACGGCGTGCGCCTGGTCTCGATCACCCAGGAACTGGGCGACGACCCGATGGGGCTGATGATGCGTCAGATCATGGCGCTGTTCGACGAGTACCAGTCACGGGAAAACGCCAAGCACACCCTGCGCGCGATGAAGGAGAACGCCCGCCAGGGCTTCTGGAACGGCTCGCGGCCACCTCTCGGCTATTGCGTCGTCGACGCCGAGCTGCGCGGCGCGAAGATGAAACGGAAGCTGGCGATCGACCCCGTACACGCCGAGACCGTGCGCCTGATCTTTCGTCTCGCCCTGATGGGAAAGGACAACTCTGGTCCGCTGGGCGTGAAGGCCATCGCCTGCCATCTCAACGACCGTAGCATCCGCACGCGGGACGGCGGCCGTTGGGGGATCAGCGGGGTGCATCAGACGCTCACCCGCGAGACCTACAAAGGCGAGCATCACTTCAACAGCCGGGTGTTCAAGACCGGCGAAGTCAAGGACGCGTCGGAGCACATCGTGTCTTCCGTCCCGCCGATCGTATCGACCGAGGAGTTCGAGGCGGTCAGGCTATTGATGGCGGGGCGCAATCCTCGAAGCGAGCGAGGCCGTTTTTCCGGCAGTCCGATCTTGCTCGGAGGGATCTGCTTCTGCGGTCTGTGCGGCTGCGCCATGACGCTGCGGACTGGCAAGAATGGCGCCTATCGCTACTATACCTGCGCCTCTCGGGCACGGTCGGGGCCGACGGGGTGCGGCGGCATCACCGTGCGGATGGAGGCGGTCGACGAGGCGGTCATCGATCATCTGGAGAATCGACTGCTCGAGCCAGGTCGGCTGGCGGAGATGATGACCAACATCATCGACCGCCGAAGCGTGTGGGTCGAGCAAAGGCATAAGCATGTCGCCGATCTTCGCAAACGCGCCACCGAAGCCGAGGCGCGGCTGCACCGGCTCTACGAAGCGATCGAGGCGGGCCTGGCCAGTCCATCCGATCCGCAGTTGAAGGTCCGAATCGGCGACCTCGTCGCCCAACGCGACACCGCTATCGAGGACGCCGACCGAGCTGAGCGGGCGATAGAACGTCTTGGCCCTCTGGTGACGCCCGACCTTCTGAGGAAGTTCGCCAAGGCGACCCGCAAAATGCTCAGGGCGGAAGACGGCGCCTATCGACGCGACCTGCTGCGCGCGGTCGCCCAGCGAGTGGAAGTCCACTCTCCGACAAGCTTGGTGATAAGTGGTTGTCGCGTAGAGCTTTTCCGGACGCTCGCGGCGACCGGGGGAGTGAAGGAGGCCGCTCTCGCGGTTCCTACGCGTGTTCTGGGGTGGCACCCCATGTCGGACACGGGCGAGAACCGCACCGCAGGCGAATCTGGAGTTCCTACGCGTGTACCGGTGTGGCGCCCCCTGTTGGATATGCGTGAGAACTACTTCTACGATATTCCCCCCGTTCGCACGCCACGGCGCGATAAGGGCAAGAAGCGACCCAAGCACTGAGACCTGAAATCGGTCTCGACGTGCTCGTTCCGCGGTTATCCAAACGCGGCAACTTCCTCGCTTCCGCCGAGTTTGGCCTGCACGCCACGTCAATCGCAGCGTTTCAAGAGTGCCCCATGATCGACGAGCCCGATGCCCCTTCCGTTGGTGAGACGCTGCATCCAGGGGCTAAGCCAGAACCTACAGGTTCGGAATCCATTCAAGCGCCACCCTCCGCTATCGCAGCCGCGCTCTCCCGCAGCCCTGCACGCGGAATCCAGGTTCACGTCGCTTCGAGCGAAAGACGCGCCGAGGAGATCGGCCGCGCGCTCGCGGGCTTGGCGCCTGGCGTCGAAGTCCTAGTCCTGCCGCCTTGGGATTGCTTGCCGTGTGACCGCGCTTCGCCCTCACGTGACGTGATGGGCCGCCGAATGCGCGTTCTGCAACGTCTAACCCAACCCATGGATCGCCGATGTATTGTCGTCACTTCTCCGGAGGCCCTGGTGCAAAAGCTTCCGCCCCGAGAGGTCTTGGCTGACGCTTTCGTTGTCTTGGAGCGAGGCCATAGGCTCGACCGCGACGCTCTCGCGCACTTCGCCGCCCGTGCTGGCTACATCACCGACGATCGCATTGATGAGCCTGGCGAGATCGCCTTTCAGGGCGAGGTCATCGACATTTTCCCCGCAGACGCATCCCGGCCCGCGCGCATCGCCTTGGCCGACGGCGACCTAATCGCGGAGATCAGAAGCTACGACCCGCTATCCCAGCGGTCCGAAGGGGAAATCGAGCGCCTCTCGATCGGCCCGGCCAGCGAATTGATCTTGCCGCCGCTCTCCGCTGGCAGCGACTTAGCGCAGATACAAGAACCCAGGCCGCCCGGCCTGGAGCACGGGCTTGCCGAGCACTATGGCGCTCTTGAAACCCTGTTCGACATCCTTCCGCGCGCTTCTCTATCCCTGGATCCGAAAACGATGGCCCGTCTGGCTGATGTCGAGGACCATGTGCTTGAGGCTTTCGACGCCCGCCGTACTCTAGGCGGGCTGGAAGCGCCGACGACTTCCAACCCGGCGGCGCTATATCTGGTCGGCGACCAGCTTCAATCTGCGTTGGCAGGCTGGAAAACATCCGCGTTGGATCTGGATGCAATCCAGCCCATCCCGAATCTGGCGCTCCAGCGCAATCCCGGGCGAGCGTTTTGTGATTTCGTCCAAGGTCAGCGGGATGCTCATCGTCGGGTCGTGTTGACCGGCCTGCGGCATGAGCAGCGAGCGCTAGCAAAGGCCTTGGCCCGCGGCCTGGCGGTGAAGCCAGAGCCGGTCGCTGACTGGGAGGCGGCGCTCTCGGCCGAGCTGGGCCAGGTCGTCAGCCTGCAGGTCGATCTGGACGCCGGCTTCATCGACCCTTCCGCCGGCCTGGTTGTGATCGCCTCAAGCGACGTGGTCGGCGGACGCATGGCCGCGCGCTCGGTGTCAAATCCACAGGACTTGCTGGTCGAGCCCGACCTGCGGATCGGCGACGTCGTCCTGCACGAGGATCACGGCGTTGGCGTGCTCCGCGACCTCAAGACCGTCGAGATCGACGGCGTCGAGCGCGACACCCTCCAGCTGGAGTATCACGGCGGCGACAGCCTGCTGGCCCCCATTGAGGAGATCGGCCGTATCTGGCGCTACGGCGCCGAGGCCAGCGCGGTGACGTTGGACCGGCTGAAGGGCGAAGGCTGGGCCAAGCGTCGCGCCGAGGTCAGCCGGCATATCGACGAGGCCGCCGAGCAGTTGGTCGCCCTGGCCAAGGCCAGGGAGGCGCGCACCTGCGAACCGATCGTTCCGCCCAAGGCCGCTTACGCCAAGTTCGCCGCGCGCTTCGCCTACCCCGAGACGCCCGACCAGTCGGCGGCGATTGAGGCCGTTCTCGCCGACCTGGCGTCCCGCCGGCCCATGGACCGTCTTGTGTGTGGTGATGTTGGCTTTGGAAAAACCGAGGTGGCCTTGCGGGCCGCAGCCGCTGTCGCCTTGAGCGGGCGGCAGGTGGCCTTGGCCGCGCCGACCACCGTTCTTGCTCGCCAGCACGTCGAGACTTTCAAGCGCCGATTTTCCGGCAGCGGTATTGGGGTGGCGCACCTTTCGCGCTTGGTCACGCCCGCCGAGGCGCGGGCCGTCAAGGCAGGCCTGGAGAGCGGCGAGGTTCGGATCGTCATCGGCACTCAGGCTCTGGGCGGCAAGGACTTCGTCTTCGACAATCTGGGCCTGATGATCATCGACGAGGAGCAGAAGTTCGGTGCGGCGCTCAAGGACCAGTTGCGCGGCCTGGCCGTCGACGGCCACCTGCTGACCATGACGGCCACGCCGATCCCCCGCACGCTACAGGCGGCCATGGTCGGCATCCAGGACGTCAGCGTCATCGCCAGCCCGCCCGCCCGCCGACGGCCGATCCGCACCTTCCTGGCGCCGTTCGACGCCGCCAGCCTGCGCACCGCCCTGCTGCGCGAAAAGCGGCGCGGCGGCCAGAGCTTCGTCGTCGTCCCACGCATTGAGGACATCACTTCCCTAGCCGAACGCCTGGCGAAATTGACACCGGAACTGTCGGTCCGCATCGCCCACGGCGGACTGTCCGCCGACGAGGCGGACGCGGTGATGGTCGGCTTCGCCGATGGCGAGGGCGACATCCTGCTGGCGACCAACATCATCGAGAGCGGGCTGGACGTCCCACGCGCCAACACAATGATCGTCTGGCGTCCCGATCGCTTTGGTCTGTCGCAGCTTCACCAGCTCAGGGGGCGCGTCGGCCGCGGACGGGTTCAGGGTATCGCCTACCTGCTGTCCGATCCCGAGGCCGACCTGTCCGAGGCCACGCGCGCGCGGCTGTCGACGCTTGAGGCCTTCGACCGGCTAGGATCTGGCCTGGCGATCAGCGCCCGGGATCTCGACCTTCGCGGCGGCGGCGACCTGGTCGGCGAGGATCAGGCAGGCCACGTCAAGATGATCGGCGCTGCGCTCTACCAGCGCCTACTCGAGCGCGCCGTGCGCGTGGCGCGCGGAGAGATCGAGGGCGGCGAATGGACGCCGGACCTGATGGTGGGCGAATCCGGCTCGATCCCGATCGATTACGTTCCCGATGCGGTGACCCGCATTGGCCTCTATGGCCGTCTGGCGCGTATGGCGACCTTGGACCAGATCGACGCCTTCGAGGAGGAACTGGAAGATCGGTTCGGCGCAATTCCCGATCAGGTCGAGACGCTACTGTCTCTTGCGCGGCTTCAGGCGCTGGCGCGCGCGGCGGATGTTCGTCAGGTCCGTGCCGGACCCAAAGGTGTGGCTCTCACCTTGCCGCCGCTGGCCGCCAAGGACGTGGCCCGTCGCCTTTCGAGCCAGGCGTCCGAGATCTCGATGGACGAAGGCAAGGTCGTCATCGCCTCGCCAACGGCGAGCGATGTGGAGCGGCGTGAGCTGGTGGAGCAACTGCTTCTCAAGCTCGCGCCATAGAGCGTTTCCAGGCGCTAGGCCCTGACGCAGCGGCGTCGGCTCGGTTCGCTACACCCGTCGCTAGGCGTTCATAGCCGCCGGCTCGCAGATCGCCCACTTGTCACAAGCGCCCCTGAGAGGGGGTTAGCCTCTGTTTCTACAACGTCCCGTCTGGGCCGGGGGAGCCAATGCCTTCCACCGTCGTTTGGCTTGCTCAAAGGAGGGCAGGACGATGGACTCATCACGGCGAGGCTCGGTCACCGGACGTTGGAATAATTCGTCCACGCGCATCCTTCTTGGGCTCGTCGTCGGTCTCCTGGCCGGCGCGACCCTAAGCGGGGGCGCGTCGCCGACCCGCGAGCTGCTGTTGGCTATCAGTACGCCGGTTGGACAGCTGTGGCTTGATGCCCTGACGATGACGGTCGTGCCCCTTGTGTTTAGTCTCCTCGTCACGGGCGTCGGATCGGCGGCCTCCAGTGCTGCGGCCGGAAGTGTAGCGACCCGCGCGATGCTGTGGTTCGTCGTCCTGCTCGTCGCCGCCTGCGCGCTCAGCGCCACACTGACCACCTTGGCGCTGGCTTGGGTCCCGGTTCCCGCCGGCGGCGGCTCACTGCGCACGGCCGGCGCGGGCGCGCCGGTGATCGCCGAAGCGGGAGCTTGGTTCAGCGGCATCATACCCGCCAACCCCGTCAAGGCCGCCGCCGAGATGAGCATGGCGCCCTTGGTGGTCTTTGCCCTGTTCTTCGGGTTCGCCGCCAGCCGCATCGACGCGCCGCTACGCGGGTCGCTGACGACGTTCTTCGAAGCCGTAGTGGCGACCATGTTGGTGATCGTCCGCTGGGTGCTGCTCGCCGGCCCTGTCGGCGTTTTGGCGCTCGGATTTGGGGTGGGCGTCCAGATGGGCTTGGGCGCGGCTGGCGCTCTCGCGCACTACGTCCTTATCGTGGTCGCCGCCTGCCTTTCGATCACCCTGGCGGCCTATGTCCTGGTCGCGCTGGCAGGACGTATCTCTCCTCTTACCTTTGCCAAGGCCGCTTTGCCGGTCCAGGCCGTGGCCCTGGGCACGCAGTCCTCGCTGGCCTGCCTTCCGGCAATGATCACCGCGACGGGGGCCCTGCGCACATCACCGGGGACCTCGGAAGTCGTCCTTCCGCTTGCGGTGTCGATCTTTCGCGCCGCGAGCGCCGCGGCGAACATCGCCGTGGCCATCTACCTGGCGCATCTTCACGGGGTCGCCCTGTCGCCCGCCACGCTGTGCGTGGGTGTCATGGTAGCGGCCGCGGTGAGCCTGGCGGCAGTCGGTCTACCGGCCCAGGTGTCGTTCTTCGCGACGATCGGTCCGGTCTGCCTGGCCATGGGCGTGCCGCTGACCGCCCTGCCCGTTCTCCTGGCTGTCGAGACCGTCCCGGACCTCTTCCGCACCCTTGGCAATGTCACCACGGATCTGGCTGTGGGGCGCATTGTCGGCCAAGATCGGGTCGCCGCGAACGTCGACGAGCCCGAATGGCCCGAGGTCGCCCCCCCTAAGAAGGCGCGTCGCCGCCGGATTTGTCGGCGATCGAGGCCGCGACAGCCTCGGGATCAGTGGGCTTGGCCATATCGTCGGATTCCGCATCGATCCGATCGGCCACGTCGGGCTGATCCCGGCGCAGCTCCTCGAGAAGCTGGATGATCTTGGCGCTCTTGCGATCGGCCAATAACGCCAGTTCCAAGGTCAGCTGGGCGCGACGGTCCGCCAATTGGTCCTCACGTCGTTGGGTGACCAGGATCAGAATCGAGACCAGAAAGGCCGCGACGGTCGCGGCCAACTCAAGCCAGGCGAAGGCCGGTTGATCCACGGCGCCGCCGCCGCGCCACGCTGCGTAAGCGGCCCATCCGATCACCACCGTCATCAAGGCCAGGGGAGCGGCGGGCCGGCCGAGCCGCTCCGTCACCTTGTCGATGGATCGTTGAAGTCCGGTGGCGCTGCCATAGTGCTCGCGATGAAGCTTGGCGACCGCGTCCACCGAATCCTCGACATGCCGCGCCATGTCACCACGGGCGCTCGGACTTTGGGCTTCGGGCGGCGTCATCGGCGTTGGCGCGCGGCGGGCGAAGCCGAGCTCTTGGGCTTGGCGGCTCGGCTCTTGGTCGCCGCCTTGGCCTTCGGCTGCTGGCGCGACTTCCGCTCGGCCTGTGCCCGGGCCGCGATCTTGGCGCTGCGCTCGGCGTCTTTCTGACACCGGGCATGGAGCGCCTCCAGCTCTTTGTCGGTCAGCTTTTCGATGCCCATGAACTCGTCCTGGGCGTCTGAGGCGCGGATCAACTCGTCGAGCTTGGTCTGTACCGCCGCGCCATCGCGATTCTGAGTGTTCTGGATCAGGAAGACCATCAGGAAGGTGATGATGGTCGTGCCGGTATTGATCACCAGCTGCCAGGTCTCGGAGAACTTGAAGACCGGCCCCGAGGCCGCCCAGACCAGCACCGCCGCGACGCACAGCAGAAAGGCGACGGGGCTCCCCGTCGCCTTGGCCGTGGCGTTCGCGAATTTCGCGAACAGCTTGTCCATCAGTGGGCCGCGAGCCTCGTGCCCTCCAGGGTCGGCGTCTCGGGCACGGGCAAGCCGCCGGCCTTGTAGGTCGCGATCAGTTGTTCCTTCTCGGCGGCCATCTGTTCGCCCAGGGCGTCCATGTCGAGGCCGGCCTTGCGGGCCTGGCTGAACATGCCTTCGACGCGCTTTTCCTCTTCCTCGACGTGGTGCTCGATCATCTCCGACAGCACCTTGACCTTGGCGTCATAGAATTCGTCGTCCGGACCGCCCGCCTCGATCTCGGCGATCAGCACCTTGGCGCCGTCGTGCTCGACATAGGCCTCCTTCAGCAGGTCTTCCTCCACCTTGCCCTCGCAGGCCGGGTAGAAGATGTCCTCCTCGATCTTGGTATGAACGGTCAGCTCCATGCAGATCTGCTCGGCCAAGGCCTTCTTCTTGCCGTCGCCCTTGGCGGACTTGAATTGAGCGAACAGGTCTTCGACCTTGCGGTGGTCGGCTTTCAGTAGTGCGACGGCGTCGAGCTTGGGGGCGGCGGTGGCCATGGCATGATCTCCTCGGGACAGCGGCGTCTGTGAACCCAAGCAACGGCGACGTTTGGCCGATGTTCCCGCTTTCAGCCAGTTGAGAGACGTTCGCGAAACATCATCCAGGTTGGTCGGCAGCGCGGACGGAACAGCAGCCGGACCATCTCGTTTGGGTGCTTGGAACACCACGCGGAGAGGAACCATGAGCCAAGACAGCCGTCTGACGATGCAGGATCCGCGCGAGCAATATCCCAAGCCGCCCTTCCCGCCCCAGCCCCAAGCCGCGCCCGGCCTAGCCGCGCGCATGGAGCCTCG contains the following coding sequences:
- a CDS encoding ParB/RepB/Spo0J family partition protein, translated to MSLQTQTPTNPGRAPVQSGDVHEIALNKLKASPRNARRVGHTADDVEARAASIRVKGLLQPLVVEPEVKEGGQESGYYLVTIGEGRRQALKLLAKRKLIGKAELVRCVVDTRNDPAEISLDENVSRRDMHPADQFEAFKDLADRKGYGAEEIGARFGVSPQIVRQRLRLGSVAPALLDLYREDALTLEQMMAFAVNPDPERQMQVFAQLPQNNRQAYAIRRAMTDTKVSADDRRVQFVGLEAYAEAGGPVLRDLFTEDRGGWIEDVVLLDQLVLEKLAAIAVNVRDTEGWKWSAAYLDFPGAHGCSRVWERVMQRSAQDVEAINALQTEDAALTEQWADVEPPPPEVAARFEAIQDALEAFGETYGYDPAEKARAGVFVVLSQYGEARIDRGFVRPEDEPAPEPEEVEGDETGQPDGEGDEDADGYGGGQGEDGEGDDAQTQAPDEPVGDATAPLSARLVADLTAHRSAALRDALAGDPDLALVALVHALVLRVFGVGGFASCLDIRMGSHVLSNDGDGIEDSLAGLANAERHAAWARQMPQGAEAMWDFVVGLDGDSRASLLAHCVSLSLNAVRGFERRPLALAHAETLATALDLDMTAYWKPTAGRYLDRVTKAHVLAAVTEGVSAEAAGRIAGLRKPEMVAAAEPMLVQTPWLPALLRTVKLGLASDSTGDDAEQAVDGAVSDTAQGQSPSPEAEPDAETSAADGQADQPASQVEALQAEPEEIAAE
- a CDS encoding TRCF domain-containing protein, with translation MADAFVVLERGHRLDRDALAHFAARAGYITDDRIDEPGEIAFQGEVIDIFPADASRPARIALADGDLIAEIRSYDPLSQRSEGEIERLSIGPASELILPPLSAGSDLAQIQEPRPPGLEHGLAEHYGALETLFDILPRASLSLDPKTMARLADVEDHVLEAFDARRTLGGLEAPTTSNPAALYLVGDQLQSALAGWKTSALDLDAIQPIPNLALQRNPGRAFCDFVQGQRDAHRRVVLTGLRHEQRALAKALARGLAVKPEPVADWEAALSAELGQVVSLQVDLDAGFIDPSAGLVVIASSDVVGGRMAARSVSNPQDLLVEPDLRIGDVVLHEDHGVGVLRDLKTVEIDGVERDTLQLEYHGGDSLLAPIEEIGRIWRYGAEASAVTLDRLKGEGWAKRRAEVSRHIDEAAEQLVALAKAREARTCEPIVPPKAAYAKFAARFAYPETPDQSAAIEAVLADLASRRPMDRLVCGDVGFGKTEVALRAAAAVALSGRQVALAAPTTVLARQHVETFKRRFSGSGIGVAHLSRLVTPAEARAVKAGLESGEVRIVIGTQALGGKDFVFDNLGLMIIDEEQKFGAALKDQLRGLAVDGHLLTMTATPIPRTLQAAMVGIQDVSVIASPPARRRPIRTFLAPFDAASLRTALLREKRRGGQSFVVVPRIEDITSLAERLAKLTPELSVRIAHGGLSADEADAVMVGFADGEGDILLATNIIESGLDVPRANTMIVWRPDRFGLSQLHQLRGRVGRGRVQGIAYLLSDPEADLSEATRARLSTLEAFDRLGSGLAISARDLDLRGGGDLVGEDQAGHVKMIGAALYQRLLERAVRVARGEIEGGEWTPDLMVGESGSIPIDYVPDAVTRIGLYGRLARMATLDQIDAFEEELEDRFGAIPDQVETLLSLARLQALARAADVRQVRAGPKGVALTLPPLAAKDVARRLSSQASEISMDEGKVVIASPTASDVERRELVEQLLLKLAP
- a CDS encoding hemerythrin domain-containing protein is translated as MATAAPKLDAVALLKADHRKVEDLFAQFKSAKGDGKKKALAEQICMELTVHTKIEEDIFYPACEGKVEEDLLKEAYVEHDGAKVLIAEIEAGGPDDEFYDAKVKVLSEMIEHHVEEEEKRVEGMFSQARKAGLDMDALGEQMAAEKEQLIATYKAGGLPVPETPTLEGTRLAAH
- a CDS encoding HU family DNA-binding protein; the encoded protein is MNVSDLIDAAVAAEPKLTKTQAKALIDGVFKALTEAAVKGEEISIPGFGKFKVQAKPARTGRNPSTGAAIEIAASKKVAFTPAKQLKDAVNG
- a CDS encoding dicarboxylate/amino acid:cation symporter codes for the protein MDSSRRGSVTGRWNNSSTRILLGLVVGLLAGATLSGGASPTRELLLAISTPVGQLWLDALTMTVVPLVFSLLVTGVGSAASSAAAGSVATRAMLWFVVLLVAACALSATLTTLALAWVPVPAGGGSLRTAGAGAPVIAEAGAWFSGIIPANPVKAAAEMSMAPLVVFALFFGFAASRIDAPLRGSLTTFFEAVVATMLVIVRWVLLAGPVGVLALGFGVGVQMGLGAAGALAHYVLIVVAACLSITLAAYVLVALAGRISPLTFAKAALPVQAVALGTQSSLACLPAMITATGALRTSPGTSEVVLPLAVSIFRAASAAANIAVAIYLAHLHGVALSPATLCVGVMVAAAVSLAAVGLPAQVSFFATIGPVCLAMGVPLTALPVLLAVETVPDLFRTLGNVTTDLAVGRIVGQDRVAANVDEPEWPEVAPPKKARRRRICRRSRPRQPRDQWAWPYRRIPHRSDRPRRADPGAAPREAG
- a CDS encoding low affinity iron permease family protein, giving the protein MDKLFAKFANATAKATGSPVAFLLCVAAVLVWAASGPVFKFSETWQLVINTGTTIITFLMVFLIQNTQNRDGAAVQTKLDELIRASDAQDEFMGIEKLTDKELEALHARCQKDAERSAKIAARAQAERKSRQQPKAKAATKSRAAKPKSSASPAARQRR
- a CDS encoding recombinase family protein; protein product: MGAKPARSTAGRVALYLRVSTGRQADSDLSIPDQRRQLAAYALSKGWTIASEFSEPGSSATDDKRPAFQAMIDEGMTKPAPFSVILVHSFSRFFRDQFLFEFYTRKLARNGVRLVSITQELGDDPMGLMMRQIMALFDEYQSRENAKHTLRAMKENARQGFWNGSRPPLGYCVVDAELRGAKMKRKLAIDPVHAETVRLIFRLALMGKDNSGPLGVKAIACHLNDRSIRTRDGGRWGISGVHQTLTRETYKGEHHFNSRVFKTGEVKDASEHIVSSVPPIVSTEEFEAVRLLMAGRNPRSERGRFSGSPILLGGICFCGLCGCAMTLRTGKNGAYRYYTCASRARSGPTGCGGITVRMEAVDEAVIDHLENRLLEPGRLAEMMTNIIDRRSVWVEQRHKHVADLRKRATEAEARLHRLYEAIEAGLASPSDPQLKVRIGDLVAQRDTAIEDADRAERAIERLGPLVTPDLLRKFAKATRKMLRAEDGAYRRDLLRAVAQRVEVHSPTSLVISGCRVELFRTLAATGGVKEAALAVPTRVLGWHPMSDTGENRTAGESGVPTRVPVWRPLLDMRENYFYDIPPVRTPRRDKGKKRPKH